GATCGGTTACCGAAGGGGCAACGAGGACGCCGCGAACCGCGGCGTCGGCGTGGAGGTCGCGCTCGAGGGCGTCGACGTACCGGCGGAGTTGGCTCACCGCGTCGGGGCCGACTCGACGCCGCTTCAGTTCGACGACGACCGCGCGGTCGGCCGCGTCCTCGCCGTAGATGTCGACGGCTCCCGCGGGAGTTTCCCGTTCGGTCGCCAGCGGCGTGAACCCCGGTTCGAGTAGGTCGGGCTCCTCGAGGATCCGCTGGCGGAGGTCCTCCTCGGTTCCGACGAGCGCGAGGTCGTTCTCGTCGGACCCCGAGAACGCGGAGACCTGCAGGACGTCCTCGAATCGAACGCGGAGCCGTTCGTTCGGAGTCGAACGGACGCTTTTGAGCACGACCGTGCCGTCCTCATGGAGGACCTCGTGGTCACAGCCCGGGGGTTGCCAGTTGACCGGCTGTTGGCCCTCGTCGGAGTGGACCAGCGCCGCACCGTCGGGCTTGAGCATCACGTGCCGATGGCCCGCCTCGAGCCGGCTCGAGGCCCGTCCGTCGTAGTCGACCGTGCAACGACCGTAGGCGGTCACGATCGCGTCGCGGTCGAGTCCGCGTGCGATCAGGTCGCAGGCGGCCGCCGGCGTCGGTCCCTGGAGGGTTTCCGTTCGCTGGCTGCCTTCTGAATCCGTCACTGGTTGGGGGTACGATGGGGATGGACAAAAGGTGCGCGCTGTCGGGTGAATCTGCTGCGGTTCGCTCGCTGCCGCGCGGCGTGGCGACAACGCAGAAGGTATATTTTCGTCCGTTTCTTCGATTCAGAGACAATGTCGAATATTCCGACCCGCCGGAGCTTCCTCGCGCTCACCGGCACCGCTGCCGCCGCGTCGCTCGCCGGTTGTTCCCAGTTCGGATCGACGGACCAGTCCGCCGACGGATCGGAGGACCCGGTGACGGTACAGATCACGGCGGACGAAGAGGAGGTAACGAGTCTCAGAGAGGAAATCGAGGCCGATATCGAGAGCGGTGATCTCAGCCAGCAGGAGGGACAGCTGGAGTATCAAGAACGGCGACTCGAGCTGGTCGAATCGGCGGCGACCTCGTTCGAGGGATCGGTATCGGACAGCGAGTTCACGATCGAGGAGTCCGAAACGGCGTACGGACTCTTCCTCGTCGCTGGCTCCGCCGACGCGATCCTGTCGGAACTCCAGAACGGCTCCGTCGGTGGGGTTTATCCCGGCGATCAATACGAGCAACGCGTCCAACAGCAGCAACAGCAAGCCCAACGGCGCGAGCAACAGCGCGCACTCCTCGAGCAACAACAGCAAGCGGCGGACAACGAAACAACGAACGAAACGAACGAGACCGACGGCTAGCTCGAGAGCGACGTCGTCTCGGTCCCACTGCCGGGCCCTTACCGATCGACGGAGAAGGGACTCTCGCGCTCGGTCCAGTTCCAGCCGGGGAGTCGCTCCTGGAAGCCGGCGGCGAGGGCCGCCTCGCAGTCGTCGACACCCGCGTTTTCGTCGGCGTCGCCGTGGACGCGAACGTCCGCGTAGTGGAAGGTCGCTTCGCCGAGGGTCCGTAACGGCTGGCTGCCGGCGATCGTCGCGGCCAGCTCGCGGCCGAAGATCTCGTCGACCACGAACCCCGGATAATCCCCATCCACGTCGAGTTCCCTGAGTATCGCGACCATCGCGGCGACGTTGACCGCCAGATCGCCGTCCGCGAAGACGGCGTCGACCTCCTCTCTGTACTGTTCGTCGGAAACCGAATCCACATCGGTGTCGAAGACATCGCCGAGATCGTCGCGAACGTCGTTGATCAGCGGGACGACGGTGTCGGCTCGGTTCGCTACCCAATCGCGTTCCTCGGCGACTCGAGTCGGTGTCAGACGCATCTGTTGGCCGTGACTACTGTCCCTGTGGCCCTTATTTTTGCGAAGGCTTTTATACCACGCAAAGAATAGCGTCGAGTAAGCGGGTTCTCCCTGGAATTGTCCCGCACGGACCAGGATAACCGATCCGGGAGCATGTTCGTCACGGCACGGAGTCGGATACAATGATTCGGAAGACGAACCGGAGTCCGAGCGTTGTCCCGCGCGGACGACGAGACGCGCTACTCACTCCGGACCGACAGCGGCCGCTTGACGGCCGTCGCGTCGATACCGGCCGACCGTCTCCACCCTCCGACTCCTGCCCTGACGTCGTGTCCGATCCCGGACGACGAGTTCACGCAAGCCACATTGGCGACCTATGAGCACTGTAGAGCAGCAACTCGACGATCTCGAAGCACAGATCACGAGCGAGTTACCGAGCGATATCTCGGTCTCCTCGGTGAAATACGAAGGCCCCGAACTGGTGGTCTACACGCGCGACCCGAAGAAGTTCGCCCAGCAGGGCGACCTCATTCGGCAACTCGCGAGCAAGCTTCGCAAGCGGATCACCGTTCGCCCAGACCCCAGCGTTCTCTCACGGCCCGAACAGGCCCGCGAAGAGATCATGGACGTCATCCCCGGCGATGCGGGGGTCACCGACCTCGACTTCCACGCCGACACCGGCGAGGTCGTCATCGAGGCCGAAAAACCAGGCATGGTTATCGGTCGCCACGGGTCGACGCTCCGCGAAATCACGAAGAACGTCGGCTGGACGCCCGAAGTCGTCCGCACGCCGCCGATCGAATCCTCGACCGTCTCGAACGTCCGTAGCTTCCTCAAGCAGGAACGCGACGAACGTCGGGACATCCTCGAGAAGGTCGGCCGCCAGATCCACCGCGAGGAGATGTCCGACGACGAGTACGTCCGCATCACCACGCTGGGCTGCTGTCGCGAGGTCGGCCGCGCGTCGTTCATCCTCTCGACCCCCGAGACGCGGATCCTCATCGACTGCGGCGACAAACCCGGCGCGGAAGGCGAAGTGCCGTACCTCCACGCGCCCGAGGCGCTCGGCGCGGGCCCACAGACCATCGACGCGGTCGTCCTCACCCACGCCCACCTCGACCACTCCGCGCTGATCCCGCTCCTGTTCAAGTACGGCTACGACGGCCCGATCTACTGTACCGAACCCACGCGGGACCTCATGGGCCTGCTGACGCTCGATTACCTCGACGTCGCGGCCAAGGAGGGTCGGAGCCCGCCCTACGAGAGCGAGCAGGTCCGGGAAGCGATCAAACACTGCATCCCCCTCGAGTACGGCGACGTCACCGACATCGCGCCCGACGTCAAGCTCACCTTCCACAACGCGGGCCACATCCTCGGCTCGGCCGTCTCGCACTTCCACATCGGCGACGGCCTCTACAACGTGGCCTTCTCCGGCGACATTCACTACGACGACACCCGCCTGTTCAACGGCGCGGTCAACGACTTCCCGCGCGTCGAGACGCTCGTCCTCGAGTCGACCTACGGCGGTCGCAACGACTACCAGACCGACCAGTCGGACTCCGAGCGGAACCTCAAGGAGGTCATCAAGGAGACCTACGAGAAGGACGGCAAGGTCGTTATCCCCGCCTTCGCGGTCGGCCGATCCCAGGAGATCATGCTCGTCCTCGAGGAGGCGATGCGCAGCGGCGACATCCCCACGATGCCGGTCCACCTCGACGGCATGATCTGGGAGGCGACGGCGATCCACACCACCTACCCCGAGTACCTCAGAGACGACCTGCGGGACCGCATCTTCCACGAGGACGAGAACCCGTTCCTCGCCGAGCAGTTCAACCACATCGACGGCGGCGAGGAAGAACGGCAGGACGTCGCCGACGGCGAGCCCTGCATCATCCTCTCGACCTCGGGGATGGTCACCGGCGGTCCGATCATGTCCTGGCTCTCCCACATCGGTCCCGACCCGGACTCGACGCTCGTCTTCGTCGGCTACCAGGCACAGGGAACGCTGGGCCGACGGATCCAGAACGGCTGGGACGAGATTCCCACCAGCGAAGTCGGTGCCATGGGCAACGGCGGCGGCCGCGGCACCCTCTCGCTGAACATGGACGTCGAAACGGTCGACGGCTTCTCCGGCCACGCCGACCGCGCCGGCCTCGAGAACTTCGTCAAAACGATGAATCCGCGCCCCGAGAAGGTCCTCTGCGTCCACGGCGACGAGCGCTCCACGCAGGACCTCTCCTCGGCACTGTACCACGAGTACGACATGCGCACCTTCGCGCCGAAGAACCTGGAGACCTTCCGCTTCCTCTGAAAGCCCTCGCGATCGCTTGGCAGCGATCGCTCGCCCTTTTCATTTCCGCCAGGACAGCCACAGCGCGGCGCGCGGATCCGCGCGCCGCGCGGTCGGCCTGCCCTCCCCCGTGACTCGAGCGCCCGCCTCGATAGAGAGGCGGGCGCTCGAGTCGGCCATATCGAAAGAGTCGGCAGGTACAAATTGACACTGGTACCGGGTTGCTCTCAGTTCTCGACTTTCGGGAGTTCGACGACGAACGCCGCGCCGCCCTGGTCGGCGGTTTCGACCCAGACGTCGCCGCCGTAGCCTTCGACGAGGGTGGCGACGAGGTAGAGTCCGACGCCGGTCCCCTCGCTCTCGAGGCCCTTCTCGCCGCGACCGAAGATTTCCTCGCGCTGTCCGTCGGGGACGCCGGGGCCGTTGTCAGAGACGCGGACGCGGACCGTCTCGTCCCGGTCTTCGACGGAGACCACTACGCGGGGCGTGTCCGATCCGTTGTGCAAGACCGCGTTGTTGAGGAGGTTGGTAAAGACGGACGAGAGCATCTCGTTCGCGCGAACGACCGGTGCCGGCGACGGTTGGTCGCCCAGCGCGAATTCGGCCTGCGGGTAGCTGGTTCGGGCCTTCTCGAGCGGGACCAGGTCGGGACGTCTCGTCGCCGTCTCCACCGCGACGTCGACCCTCTCACACGGTCGATGGTCGGACCGGCAGCACGCTCGAGGGACGTCGTCGTTCTATGAGAGAAAATGTGTGTAATGCTGTCAACACTATATACTCTGCATGAGTGGTTAACGTTTTGGCACTACCGGCGTGACGGCCAGCGAGCCGCTGCCGACCGCCCTCCGAACGGCCCTCCCCGGCGTGCCGACGCGCAGAACTCATTTACGCCCGGCGACCGACCACGACGTAATGGACGATTCGACGGCAGCGGAAACGCGGACTCGCATCCACACGGCTCCGCGAACGGACGTTTCGCAGAATCAGGGCAAATTCAGGATCCACCTCAACTTCCCCGGGCACGCGGTCCCGGGACACGACGACCACGGCTACGGGCCGCTGGCGACCGTCGTCGAGTCCTTCATGGATCCGGGAACGCTGATCCGAATGCACCAACACCGCAACGAGGAGATCATTTCGTGGGTACCCGAGGGCGTGATGCGCCACGACGACCGTCACGGCAACGAACTGATCACGGACCCCGACCATCTGATGGTGATGAACGCCGG
This portion of the Natrinema salinisoli genome encodes:
- a CDS encoding sensor histidine kinase gives rise to the protein METATRRPDLVPLEKARTSYPQAEFALGDQPSPAPVVRANEMLSSVFTNLLNNAVLHNGSDTPRVVVSVEDRDETVRVRVSDNGPGVPDGQREEIFGRGEKGLESEGTGVGLYLVATLVEGYGGDVWVETADQGGAAFVVELPKVEN
- a CDS encoding beta-CASP ribonuclease aCPSF1, which codes for MSTVEQQLDDLEAQITSELPSDISVSSVKYEGPELVVYTRDPKKFAQQGDLIRQLASKLRKRITVRPDPSVLSRPEQAREEIMDVIPGDAGVTDLDFHADTGEVVIEAEKPGMVIGRHGSTLREITKNVGWTPEVVRTPPIESSTVSNVRSFLKQERDERRDILEKVGRQIHREEMSDDEYVRITTLGCCREVGRASFILSTPETRILIDCGDKPGAEGEVPYLHAPEALGAGPQTIDAVVLTHAHLDHSALIPLLFKYGYDGPIYCTEPTRDLMGLLTLDYLDVAAKEGRSPPYESEQVREAIKHCIPLEYGDVTDIAPDVKLTFHNAGHILGSAVSHFHIGDGLYNVAFSGDIHYDDTRLFNGAVNDFPRVETLVLESTYGGRNDYQTDQSDSERNLKEVIKETYEKDGKVVIPAFAVGRSQEIMLVLEEAMRSGDIPTMPVHLDGMIWEATAIHTTYPEYLRDDLRDRIFHEDENPFLAEQFNHIDGGEEERQDVADGEPCIILSTSGMVTGGPIMSWLSHIGPDPDSTLVFVGYQAQGTLGRRIQNGWDEIPTSEVGAMGNGGGRGTLSLNMDVETVDGFSGHADRAGLENFVKTMNPRPEKVLCVHGDERSTQDLSSALYHEYDMRTFAPKNLETFRFL
- the nucS gene encoding endonuclease NucS, coding for MTDSEGSQRTETLQGPTPAAACDLIARGLDRDAIVTAYGRCTVDYDGRASSRLEAGHRHVMLKPDGAALVHSDEGQQPVNWQPPGCDHEVLHEDGTVVLKSVRSTPNERLRVRFEDVLQVSAFSGSDENDLALVGTEEDLRQRILEEPDLLEPGFTPLATERETPAGAVDIYGEDAADRAVVVELKRRRVGPDAVSQLRRYVDALERDLHADAAVRGVLVAPSVTDRANGLLTEHGLEFVSLEPPAD